The Streptomyces sp. SS1-1 genome has a segment encoding these proteins:
- a CDS encoding phytanoyl-CoA dioxygenase family protein, which produces MTAHLYPGVDPAALDVDVRPDVEALYGDGITARKGAFSVAWADRLREDVDAAFEEARSRPGGAVGRGPHRYYVEIHPEQIRGFVELVDHPWVRSVCAAVLGPDYRIVELGFDVPLEGAVNQPWHRDFPMPEETRRERRLTSLAFNVTTVDTAEDMGPFEIAPGTQWDDSPEFGHGMFPPRSHYPRYAERAVRKYPQRGDISARSALTIHRGTANQSSKSRPVLVLGVDGPEATNGERHDAAVTRGYWEALPERVRRHLDVAVVDELTPVTQKHTIEGLVMGDA; this is translated from the coding sequence ATGACCGCGCACCTGTATCCCGGCGTCGACCCGGCCGCTCTCGACGTCGACGTCCGTCCCGACGTCGAGGCGCTCTACGGCGACGGGATCACCGCCCGCAAGGGCGCCTTCTCCGTCGCGTGGGCCGACCGGCTGCGCGAGGACGTCGACGCGGCCTTCGAGGAGGCACGGTCCCGCCCGGGCGGCGCCGTCGGGCGCGGCCCCCACCGCTACTACGTCGAGATCCACCCCGAGCAGATCCGGGGCTTCGTCGAGCTCGTCGACCACCCGTGGGTCCGCTCGGTGTGCGCCGCGGTGCTCGGCCCCGACTACCGCATCGTGGAGCTCGGCTTCGACGTCCCGCTGGAGGGCGCCGTGAACCAGCCCTGGCACCGGGACTTCCCGATGCCCGAGGAGACGCGGCGCGAGCGGCGGCTGACCTCGCTGGCCTTCAACGTCACCACCGTGGACACCGCCGAGGACATGGGGCCCTTCGAGATAGCCCCGGGCACCCAGTGGGACGACAGCCCCGAGTTCGGGCACGGCATGTTCCCGCCCCGCTCGCACTACCCGCGCTACGCCGAGCGCGCGGTGCGCAAGTACCCTCAGCGCGGTGACATCTCCGCCCGGAGCGCCCTGACCATCCACCGCGGCACGGCCAACCAGTCGAGCAAGTCGCGTCCGGTCCTGGTCCTCGGCGTCGACGGACCGGAGGCCACCAACGGCGAGCGGCACGACGCCGCCGTCACGCGCGGCTACTGGGAGGCGCTGCCCGAGCGGGTGCGCCGGCACCTGGACGTCGCCGTCGTGGACGAGCTGACGCCCGTCACGCAGAAGCACACCATCGAGGGTCTGGTCATGGGCGATGCCTGA
- a CDS encoding hemerythrin domain-containing protein, producing the protein MTRTIAEQTEEQLGGPDGILARQRRDHREMARLMDRYREAGPGEDGERALKDVVQLVFSHAFAEESVLWPAVRRSVPDGEELTSRVEEEHQRINDLVTDIERLPPGSPEREDKITRAFALIDEDIRDEEDLLLPRLQEAVDVRRQRRLGSAWEAARRTAPTHPHPVVPRRPPGNAIAGVPLSAYDRTRDALGLSPSTPAWKTLAVPGALLVTAALVGVWRRLR; encoded by the coding sequence ATGACCAGGACCATCGCGGAGCAGACGGAGGAACAACTCGGCGGCCCGGACGGCATCCTGGCGCGGCAGCGCCGGGACCACCGGGAGATGGCCCGGCTGATGGACCGCTACCGGGAGGCCGGGCCGGGTGAGGACGGGGAGCGCGCGCTCAAGGACGTCGTGCAGCTCGTCTTCAGCCACGCGTTCGCCGAGGAGTCCGTGCTCTGGCCGGCCGTACGGCGCTCGGTCCCGGACGGCGAGGAGCTGACCTCCCGGGTGGAGGAGGAGCACCAGCGGATCAACGATCTCGTCACCGACATCGAGCGCCTCCCACCCGGCAGCCCCGAGCGCGAGGACAAGATCACGCGGGCCTTCGCGCTGATCGACGAGGACATCAGGGACGAGGAGGACCTCCTCCTGCCCCGCCTCCAGGAGGCGGTCGACGTCAGGCGGCAGCGCCGGCTCGGGTCCGCCTGGGAGGCCGCCCGCAGGACGGCACCGACCCATCCGCACCCCGTCGTCCCCCGCCGTCCACCCGGCAACGCGATCGCGGGCGTACCCCTGAGCGCCTACGACCGGACCCGCGACGCCCTCGGACTCAGCCCCTCGACACCGGCCTGGAAGACGCTCGCCGTCCCCGGCGCGCTGCTCGTGACGGCGGCGCTCGTGGGGGTGTGGCGCAGGCTGCGCTGA
- a CDS encoding family 78 glycoside hydrolase catalytic domain, with protein MPLLSAAGTASASAAPPGQAGQAGGTGLRIVRTTVEHKENLLGTDIARPLLAWQSESPGRGARQSAYRVQVRTGGKDWGRSLVWDSGKVTSADSVGVPYGGPALAPRTRYEWRVKVWDGEGEASAWSAPRWFETTMSPDEWGAHWIGEATPRPPDLTGASWIWATGATTRNAPLGTRWFRGRLQLPDGTDVVSATVVATADDDFTLHLDGHRVLHAPEQQDGWRAGRTADVTKEAAEAVRAGRDLVLAAEATNRPGPSDNPAGLVVRLIVETASGQTHELRTDAHWLVADSEQQDWQSPAFDDSGWPAAVVLAPYGQGPWGNDVTVTTPELPAPLLRREFQVRRPVLRARLRISGLAYHEAEINGRRVGRQVLDPGFTDYDETVLYAVHDVTDLVRRGANAIGVTLGRGFYGMTTPNAWNWNRAPWHSEPRLVARLEVDHPDGSTTTVVTDERWRVTEGPTLSNSLYAGETYDARRAPGGWTRPGFDDSTWRAAEVREAPKGRLKAQPHDGIEVVESFRPARITRHASGDHVVDMGRTMAGWTRITVRNLPAGTRVTLTYGEKLKDDGTVFAENPLVPGRFQRDEYVCAGRGEETWEPSFSYKGFRYVQIGGLPEAPRTDQILGRLVHTPLEEVSSFACSEPFYEWLDGAMRRTILNNMHGIPTDTPVYEKNGWTGDAQLGAPVMTYAFAMHRMLAKWLGDLADSQTSAGQLPVIVPSGGWGYGDLGPSPEWTTVYPFVVRELYRVYGDERVVREHWTALTRYLDWELNRLRDGLADTALGDYLAPGYGGNPPEDTRLTATAYLHRALLITAEMADVLDDDAVATRYRTAAGRLKDALNAEFLGPDGHYRTAKDPGYRQTSNAIPLAFGLVPENARSSVFDSLVRDIEARGNHLDTGALGTSVLLRVLCDGGRPDVAHAVATQRTYPGWGYWQENGADTMWEMWPRDSRSRDHYFQGTVAQWLYENVAGLRPGDAGYATFSVRPDARTGVDWARTSIRTVRGTAGVSWKRTATGFRMEVEVPVGAVAEVHVPAGGPDDVTAPRGPGTCGWTGASRSTGSCTAPGTSGPAADREREGRAAGGAVPGRPAAKVPRRPPGGTVKRAPDGVREPKERRAEDPDVRGR; from the coding sequence GTGCCCCTCCTGTCCGCCGCGGGCACGGCCTCCGCGTCCGCGGCCCCGCCCGGTCAAGCCGGTCAGGCCGGCGGCACGGGACTGCGCATCGTCCGGACCACCGTGGAGCACAAGGAGAACCTCCTCGGCACCGACATCGCACGCCCGTTGCTCGCCTGGCAGTCCGAGTCCCCCGGGCGCGGCGCACGCCAGAGCGCCTACCGAGTCCAGGTGCGGACCGGCGGCAAGGACTGGGGGCGCTCGCTCGTCTGGGACTCGGGCAAGGTGACCTCGGCGGACAGTGTGGGCGTGCCCTATGGCGGCCCGGCGCTCGCGCCCCGCACCCGGTACGAGTGGCGGGTCAAGGTCTGGGACGGAGAGGGCGAGGCGTCCGCCTGGAGCGCCCCGCGCTGGTTCGAGACAACGATGTCACCCGACGAGTGGGGCGCCCACTGGATCGGCGAGGCCACCCCCCGCCCGCCGGACCTCACCGGCGCCTCGTGGATCTGGGCGACCGGCGCCACCACCCGGAACGCCCCCCTCGGCACCCGCTGGTTCCGCGGGCGCCTCCAACTGCCCGACGGCACCGACGTGGTGAGCGCCACCGTCGTCGCCACCGCCGACGACGACTTCACCCTCCACCTCGACGGCCACCGCGTCCTCCACGCCCCCGAGCAGCAGGACGGCTGGCGGGCCGGCCGCACCGCCGACGTCACCAAGGAGGCCGCCGAGGCCGTCCGCGCGGGCCGGGACCTCGTGCTCGCCGCCGAGGCCACCAACCGTCCGGGCCCGTCCGACAACCCGGCCGGTCTCGTCGTCCGGCTCATCGTGGAGACGGCGTCGGGACAGACGCACGAACTGCGCACGGACGCCCACTGGCTGGTCGCCGACAGTGAGCAACAGGACTGGCAGAGCCCCGCGTTCGACGACTCCGGCTGGCCGGCCGCCGTCGTCCTCGCCCCCTACGGGCAGGGCCCCTGGGGCAACGACGTCACCGTCACCACACCCGAACTGCCCGCACCCCTGCTGCGCAGGGAGTTCCAGGTGCGCCGCCCCGTGCTCCGGGCCCGTCTGCGGATCAGTGGTCTCGCGTACCACGAGGCGGAGATCAACGGGCGGCGCGTCGGACGCCAGGTGCTCGACCCCGGCTTCACCGACTACGACGAGACGGTGCTGTACGCCGTCCACGACGTCACCGACCTGGTCCGCCGGGGCGCCAACGCGATCGGCGTGACCCTGGGCCGCGGGTTCTACGGCATGACCACCCCGAACGCGTGGAACTGGAACCGGGCGCCCTGGCACTCCGAGCCCCGCCTCGTAGCCCGCCTGGAGGTCGACCACCCCGACGGCTCCACCACGACCGTCGTCACCGACGAACGCTGGCGCGTCACCGAGGGCCCCACCCTCTCCAACTCCCTGTACGCGGGGGAGACGTACGACGCACGCCGTGCGCCCGGCGGCTGGACCCGTCCCGGCTTCGACGACTCCACGTGGCGCGCCGCCGAGGTCCGGGAGGCGCCGAAGGGGCGGCTGAAGGCCCAGCCCCACGACGGCATCGAGGTCGTCGAGTCGTTCCGGCCGGCGCGGATCACCCGGCACGCCTCCGGCGACCACGTCGTGGACATGGGCCGCACGATGGCGGGCTGGACCCGGATCACCGTACGGAACCTCCCGGCCGGCACCCGCGTCACCCTCACCTACGGCGAGAAACTGAAGGACGACGGCACCGTCTTCGCCGAGAACCCGCTCGTCCCCGGCCGCTTCCAGCGCGACGAATACGTCTGCGCCGGCCGGGGCGAGGAGACCTGGGAGCCCTCCTTCTCGTACAAGGGCTTCCGGTACGTCCAGATCGGCGGGCTGCCCGAGGCGCCCCGCACGGACCAGATCCTGGGACGGCTCGTGCACACCCCGCTCGAGGAGGTCAGCTCCTTCGCGTGCTCCGAGCCGTTCTACGAGTGGCTCGACGGGGCCATGCGCCGGACGATCCTCAACAACATGCACGGCATCCCGACCGACACCCCCGTGTACGAGAAGAACGGCTGGACCGGCGACGCCCAGCTCGGCGCCCCGGTGATGACGTACGCCTTCGCCATGCACCGCATGCTCGCGAAGTGGCTCGGCGACCTCGCCGACAGCCAGACCTCCGCCGGGCAGCTCCCGGTGATCGTGCCGAGCGGCGGCTGGGGGTACGGCGACCTCGGCCCGTCCCCCGAGTGGACGACGGTGTACCCCTTCGTCGTCCGCGAGCTCTACCGGGTCTACGGCGACGAGCGCGTCGTGCGCGAGCACTGGACGGCGCTGACCCGCTACCTGGACTGGGAGCTGAACAGACTCCGCGACGGCCTCGCCGACACCGCGCTGGGCGACTACCTGGCCCCCGGTTACGGCGGCAACCCGCCGGAGGACACCCGGCTCACCGCGACGGCGTATCTGCACCGGGCGCTGCTGATCACCGCCGAGATGGCCGACGTGCTGGACGACGACGCCGTGGCCACGCGCTACCGGACGGCGGCCGGGCGGCTGAAGGACGCCCTGAACGCGGAGTTCCTGGGCCCGGACGGCCACTACCGCACCGCGAAGGACCCCGGTTACCGGCAGACCTCGAACGCGATCCCCCTCGCCTTCGGCCTGGTGCCGGAGAACGCCCGCTCCTCGGTGTTCGACAGCCTGGTGCGGGACATCGAGGCGCGCGGCAACCACCTGGACACGGGCGCGCTCGGCACCAGCGTGCTGCTGCGGGTCCTGTGCGACGGCGGGCGGCCCGACGTCGCCCACGCCGTGGCCACCCAGCGCACCTATCCCGGCTGGGGGTACTGGCAGGAGAACGGCGCGGACACCATGTGGGAGATGTGGCCACGGGACTCCCGCTCCCGCGACCACTACTTCCAGGGCACCGTGGCGCAGTGGCTGTACGAGAACGTGGCCGGTCTGCGGCCCGGTGACGCCGGGTACGCCACCTTCTCCGTACGGCCGGACGCCCGGACGGGCGTCGACTGGGCCCGCACGTCGATCCGTACCGTCCGGGGCACCGCGGGCGTCTCCTGGAAGCGGACGGCGACCGGTTTCCGGATGGAGGTGGAGGTGCCGGTCGGTGCGGTCGCCGAGGTCCACGTCCCGGCGGGCGGCCCGGACGACGTGACGGCGCCGCGGGGGCCCGGTACCTGCGGATGGACCGGGGCTTCGCGGTCCACCGGGTCGTGCACGGCACCTGGGACTTCCGGGCCCGCGGCTGACCGCGAGAGGGAAGGCCGGGCGGCCGGGGGAGCGGTCCCCGGCCGCCCGGCGGCGAAGGTGCCCCGTCGTCCTCCCGGTGGCACCGTGAAGAGAGCCCCGGACGGGGTACGCGAACCGAAGGAACGACGAGCGGAGGATCCCGATGTTCGAGGCCGGTGA
- a CDS encoding FdhF/YdeP family oxidoreductase: MKKAPGDEPDEDLTVTPPKKWAAGVPAVVHAMEYSLEETSARRTGTTLLTMNQVDGIDCPGCAWADPAPGHRHRNEYCENGAKHINDEATTRRIAADFFREHSVSDLAGRSDAWLNQQGRLTEPMVKRPGSDHYEPISWNDAVGLMAEELTSLDTPDEAVFYTSGRASNEAAFVLQLFARALGTNNLPDCSNLCHESSGYALHETLGTGKGTVSLHDLHHADLIFLVGQNPGSNHPRQLSALEEAKRNGARIVAVNPLPEAGLLRFKNPQKPRGVIGPGTQIADRFLRIRNGGDLALFQALNRLLLEAEDARPGEVLDRDFIDADTTGFEEFARHVRTVEWNDVLAATGLTREEIEQVRDEVLRSERVVVCWAMGLTQHKHAVPTIREIVNFLLLRGNVGRAGTGACPVRGHSNVQGDRTMGIWEQMPDSFLDALKEEFGFDPPRAHGYDSVNAIRAMREGKVKFFLGLAGNFVRATPDSTVTEGAVRRCRLTAHISTKLNRSHTVCGDTALILPALGRTEKDVQATGEQFVTVEDSMSEVHTSRGRLRPASSLLLSDVAILCRLARRTLGDKPDIAWERFEADYGVIRDHIARIVPGFEDYNRRVSRPGGIQLMNPVNEGVYSTGTGRALFTRNSAEAPRVPEGHLLLQTLRSHDQWNTVPYTSNDRYRGIHGSRRVVLVNPDDVRALGLSDGEHVDLVSVWSDDVERRAEDFRVVPYPTARGCAAAYYPETNLLVPLDSVADHSNQPTSKSIVVRLEPARVGAPQT, translated from the coding sequence ATGAAGAAGGCGCCCGGCGACGAGCCGGACGAGGACCTGACCGTCACTCCACCCAAGAAGTGGGCCGCGGGCGTCCCCGCGGTGGTCCACGCCATGGAGTACTCCCTGGAGGAGACGTCGGCCCGGCGCACCGGCACGACCCTGCTGACCATGAACCAGGTCGACGGCATCGACTGCCCCGGCTGCGCCTGGGCGGATCCGGCCCCCGGCCACCGGCATCGCAACGAGTACTGCGAGAACGGCGCCAAGCACATCAACGACGAGGCGACGACCCGGCGGATCGCCGCGGACTTCTTCCGCGAGCACTCCGTCTCGGACCTCGCCGGCCGCTCCGACGCCTGGCTGAACCAGCAGGGCCGGCTGACCGAGCCGATGGTCAAGCGGCCGGGCTCGGACCACTACGAGCCGATCAGCTGGAACGACGCGGTCGGGCTGATGGCCGAGGAGCTGACCTCGCTCGACACCCCCGACGAGGCCGTGTTCTACACCTCCGGCCGGGCGAGCAACGAGGCGGCGTTCGTCCTGCAGCTGTTCGCCCGCGCCCTGGGCACCAACAACCTGCCCGACTGCAGCAACCTCTGCCACGAGTCCAGCGGATACGCCCTGCACGAGACGCTGGGCACCGGCAAGGGCACGGTCAGCCTCCACGACCTGCACCACGCCGACCTGATCTTCCTGGTGGGCCAGAACCCCGGGTCCAACCATCCGCGTCAGCTGTCCGCCCTGGAAGAGGCCAAGCGCAACGGCGCCCGCATCGTCGCCGTCAACCCGCTCCCCGAGGCCGGTCTGCTGCGGTTCAAGAACCCGCAGAAGCCCCGAGGCGTCATCGGCCCGGGCACCCAGATCGCCGACCGCTTCCTGCGCATCCGCAACGGCGGTGACCTCGCCCTCTTCCAGGCCCTCAACCGGCTGCTCCTGGAGGCCGAGGACGCCCGGCCCGGCGAGGTGCTGGACCGTGACTTCATCGACGCCGACACCACCGGTTTCGAGGAGTTCGCCCGGCACGTCCGCACCGTCGAGTGGAACGACGTCCTCGCCGCCACCGGACTGACCCGCGAGGAGATCGAGCAGGTCCGCGACGAGGTGCTGCGCAGCGAACGCGTCGTCGTCTGCTGGGCGATGGGCCTCACCCAGCACAAGCACGCCGTCCCGACGATCCGGGAGATCGTCAACTTCCTGCTGCTGCGCGGCAACGTCGGCCGGGCCGGCACCGGCGCCTGCCCGGTGCGCGGGCACAGCAACGTGCAGGGCGACCGCACCATGGGCATCTGGGAGCAGATGCCGGACTCGTTCCTCGACGCGCTCAAGGAGGAGTTCGGCTTCGACCCGCCGCGCGCCCACGGCTACGACTCGGTCAACGCGATCCGGGCGATGCGCGAGGGCAAGGTGAAATTCTTCCTCGGCCTGGCCGGGAACTTCGTGCGCGCCACCCCCGACAGCACGGTCACCGAGGGGGCCGTACGGCGCTGCCGGCTGACCGCGCACATCTCCACCAAGCTCAACCGCTCCCACACCGTGTGCGGCGACACCGCGCTCATCCTGCCCGCCCTCGGCCGCACGGAGAAGGACGTGCAGGCGACCGGCGAACAGTTCGTGACCGTGGAGGACTCGATGAGTGAGGTGCACACCTCACGGGGACGGCTGCGGCCCGCGTCCTCGCTGCTGCTCAGCGACGTCGCCATCCTGTGCCGGCTGGCCCGCCGCACCCTCGGCGACAAGCCCGACATCGCCTGGGAGCGGTTCGAAGCGGACTACGGCGTGATCCGCGACCACATCGCCCGGATCGTCCCCGGCTTCGAGGACTACAACCGGCGGGTGTCCCGCCCCGGCGGCATCCAGCTGATGAACCCGGTCAACGAGGGCGTCTACTCCACCGGCACCGGCCGGGCCCTGTTCACCCGCAACAGCGCCGAGGCGCCGCGCGTCCCCGAGGGACACCTGCTGCTGCAGACCCTGCGCTCGCACGACCAGTGGAACACCGTGCCGTACACGTCCAACGACCGGTACCGGGGCATCCACGGCAGCCGCCGTGTCGTCCTCGTCAACCCGGACGACGTGCGCGCACTCGGGCTCAGCGACGGCGAGCATGTCGACCTGGTGAGCGTCTGGTCCGACGACGTCGAGCGGCGCGCCGAGGACTTCCGCGTCGTCCCGTACCCCACGGCCCGGGGTTGCGCCGCCGCGTACTACCCGGAGACCAATCTGCTGGTGCCGCTGGACAGTGTGGCCGACCACAGCAACCAGCCGACGTCCAAGTCGATCGTGGTCCGGCTCGAGCCCGCGCGGGTGGGCGCCCCGCAGACCTGA
- a CDS encoding SRPBCC family protein, which yields MHSIEQTIEIVVPVRTAYNQWTQFQHFPRFMTTVREVDQIKPSMTSWTLAVGPLRGTYQAEIVEQEPDSHLVWRSLDERPGHRGRVSFAPTPDGGTALTVRMEIGLNGPAGLVPGVSRLAGRVVATELRHFKEYIEGLGQESGAWRGTIRGGRLRRAEAERNVSGVPFWPHG from the coding sequence ATGCACAGTATCGAGCAGACGATCGAGATCGTGGTGCCCGTGCGCACCGCGTACAACCAGTGGACCCAGTTCCAGCACTTCCCGCGCTTCATGACCACGGTGCGGGAGGTGGACCAGATCAAGCCCTCCATGACCTCCTGGACGCTCGCCGTCGGCCCGCTGCGCGGGACCTACCAGGCCGAGATCGTGGAGCAGGAACCCGACTCGCACCTCGTCTGGCGCAGCCTCGACGAGCGGCCCGGGCACCGGGGGCGTGTCTCGTTCGCGCCCACCCCGGACGGCGGTACGGCCCTCACCGTGCGGATGGAGATCGGGCTGAACGGCCCCGCCGGGCTGGTCCCCGGCGTCTCCCGGCTGGCCGGCCGGGTCGTGGCCACCGAGCTGCGGCACTTCAAGGAGTACATCGAGGGGCTGGGGCAGGAGAGCGGGGCCTGGCGGGGCACGATCCGCGGCGGCCGCCTGCGGCGCGCCGAGGCCGAGCGGAACGTCAGCGGAGTGCCGTTCTGGCCCCACGGCTGA
- a CDS encoding sugar porter family MFS transporter, translated as MPEAATATLTEPAAPARPPRQVYAVAAVAALGGLLFGYDTGIISGALLHLREDLGLSSRGQEIVVSVILVGAMVGALCSGRLAARHGRRRVVLWVAVVFAAGAAAAAVAPGTGTLIAARFVLGLAVGGASNMVPVYIAEVAPPAIRGRLMVLFQLMVAIGQLVSFFCGWLLADTGGWRLMFGLATVPAAVLAFGIVRLPESPRWLVEQGRREEARRVLRGLRSPGTDVDAEITAIGEVSSAPTRDGWRAVRRPWVRPALLIAVGVAAFSQLTGINAVVYYAPAILSDAGFGTSVALLTGIGIGTMLVVAGIVGAVALDAVGRRRTMLWFLPLSGLSMAVLGLAFLAGDSPVQRWVVILSLFAYILFNGIGMQSVVWVIAPEILPLGVRGPATSLATVSVWGFDLLIAVTALTAINTIGRSGTFFVYAAMNVLCVIFVALKVPETRNRSLEEIERALRAPGSFRRNLGARG; from the coding sequence ATGCCTGAGGCGGCCACCGCCACGCTCACCGAGCCGGCGGCGCCGGCCCGTCCGCCGCGTCAGGTGTACGCGGTGGCGGCCGTCGCCGCGCTCGGCGGGCTGCTGTTCGGCTACGACACCGGCATCATCTCCGGCGCGCTGCTGCATCTGCGGGAGGACCTCGGTCTGTCCTCGCGGGGGCAGGAGATCGTCGTCAGCGTCATCCTGGTCGGCGCCATGGTCGGCGCCCTGTGCTCGGGGCGGCTCGCCGCCCGGCACGGCCGGCGCCGGGTCGTGCTGTGGGTGGCGGTCGTGTTCGCGGCCGGGGCCGCGGCGGCCGCCGTCGCCCCCGGCACCGGCACGCTGATCGCGGCACGGTTCGTCCTCGGTCTCGCCGTGGGCGGGGCGTCGAACATGGTGCCGGTCTACATCGCGGAGGTGGCGCCGCCCGCCATCCGCGGCCGGCTGATGGTGCTGTTCCAGCTGATGGTGGCGATCGGGCAGCTGGTCTCCTTCTTCTGCGGCTGGCTGCTGGCCGACACCGGGGGCTGGCGGCTGATGTTCGGGCTGGCGACCGTACCGGCGGCCGTCCTGGCGTTCGGCATCGTGCGGCTGCCAGAGAGCCCGCGCTGGCTCGTGGAGCAGGGGCGCCGTGAGGAGGCCCGCCGGGTGCTGCGCGGTCTGCGGTCCCCCGGCACGGACGTCGACGCGGAGATCACCGCGATCGGCGAGGTGTCGTCGGCGCCGACGCGGGACGGCTGGCGGGCCGTACGCCGGCCCTGGGTGCGCCCCGCGCTGCTGATCGCCGTGGGCGTCGCCGCCTTCTCCCAGCTCACCGGCATCAACGCGGTCGTCTACTACGCCCCGGCGATCCTCTCCGACGCGGGCTTCGGCACCTCGGTCGCGCTGCTCACCGGCATCGGCATCGGCACGATGCTGGTGGTGGCCGGGATCGTCGGCGCGGTCGCGCTGGACGCGGTGGGCCGGCGGCGCACCATGCTGTGGTTCCTGCCCCTGTCGGGGCTGTCCATGGCCGTGCTGGGGCTGGCGTTCCTCGCGGGCGACTCCCCCGTGCAGCGGTGGGTGGTGATCCTCTCGCTGTTCGCCTACATCCTGTTCAACGGCATCGGCATGCAGTCGGTGGTGTGGGTGATCGCCCCGGAGATCCTGCCGCTGGGCGTGCGGGGCCCGGCGACGAGCCTGGCCACGGTGTCCGTGTGGGGCTTCGATCTGCTGATCGCCGTCACCGCGCTCACCGCGATCAACACGATCGGCCGCTCCGGCACGTTCTTCGTGTACGCCGCCATGAACGTGCTCTGCGTGATCTTCGTGGCGCTGAAGGTCCCCGAGACCCGCAACCGGTCCCTGGAGGAGATCGAGCGGGCCCTGCGCGCCCCGGGCTCCTTCCGGCGCAACCTGGGCGCCCGCGGCTGA
- a CDS encoding LacI family DNA-binding transcriptional regulator: protein MSSRLKDVAALAGVSVRTVSNVVSGSGNVAEATRQRVQQALDELGYRPNLAARNLRAGRTGLIGLVVPELYSPYFGELASLIVEAAQQRSWTVIIDQTFGDAEAERRLLDGTQGRLVDGLIISPWALGPEEVTTHARNAPVVLLGERPPRGLADRVAVDNVAAADEATTHLLEAGRRRIAAIGLQPHLRNGTADQRLAGYRAALRRAGAVVDDALERPVRQLHRKDGAQAMAALLDDPSAAPDAVFAFTDELALGALHVAHERGLRVPDDLAVVGFDDIEDGRYAQPPLTTVAPDKRQLAERALQCLADRIYSPDNGVPPLDVVVPHHLEVRGSSAPKV, encoded by the coding sequence GTGAGTAGTCGCCTGAAAGATGTCGCCGCCCTCGCGGGCGTCTCGGTCCGGACCGTGTCGAACGTCGTCAGCGGATCGGGCAACGTCGCCGAGGCCACCCGGCAGCGCGTCCAGCAAGCCCTCGACGAACTCGGCTACCGGCCCAACCTCGCCGCACGCAACCTCCGCGCCGGCCGTACCGGACTCATAGGCCTCGTCGTCCCCGAGCTGTACTCGCCGTACTTCGGTGAACTGGCCAGCCTCATCGTGGAGGCCGCGCAGCAGCGCTCCTGGACCGTGATCATCGACCAGACCTTCGGTGACGCCGAGGCCGAACGGCGCCTCCTCGACGGCACCCAGGGCCGGCTCGTGGACGGCCTGATCATCAGCCCCTGGGCCCTCGGCCCTGAGGAGGTCACCACTCACGCACGCAACGCGCCCGTGGTCCTCCTCGGCGAGCGCCCGCCCCGCGGACTCGCCGACCGCGTCGCCGTCGACAACGTCGCGGCCGCCGACGAGGCCACCACCCACCTCCTCGAAGCCGGCCGCCGCCGTATCGCCGCCATCGGCCTCCAGCCCCACCTGCGCAACGGCACCGCCGACCAGCGCCTGGCCGGCTACCGCGCCGCCCTGCGCCGCGCGGGCGCCGTCGTCGACGACGCGCTGGAACGCCCCGTCCGCCAGCTCCACCGCAAGGACGGCGCGCAGGCCATGGCCGCCCTCCTCGACGACCCGTCGGCGGCACCCGACGCGGTGTTCGCGTTCACCGACGAACTCGCGCTCGGCGCACTCCACGTGGCCCATGAACGCGGACTGCGCGTCCCCGATGACCTGGCCGTCGTCGGCTTCGACGACATCGAGGACGGGCGGTACGCCCAGCCGCCCCTCACCACGGTCGCCCCCGACAAGCGGCAGCTCGCCGAACGGGCGCTGCAGTGCCTCGCCGACCGCATCTACAGCCCCGACAACGGAGTGCCCCCGCTGGACGTCGTCGTACCGCACCACCTCGAGGTGCGGGGGAGCAGCGCCCCGAAGGTGTGA